A stretch of Candidatus Sphingomonas phytovorans DNA encodes these proteins:
- a CDS encoding family 20 glycosylhydrolase: MSSIQIFRRAVPLFAGALFSSAAIAEPAALLPAPKSLSVAEGGFTLTATSGISVPAGDSGARNAAERLAELLSRTGGPRPLIGAGGIVRLERVANIPAEGYRLTTSATGATISASDDAGLFYGAVTLWQLARPQKHGVFVPAVTIDDAPRFKWRGLMLDSARHFQSPDFVKRVIDAMAANKLNTLHWHLVDDQGWRIEIPKYPRLTSVGGWRFPATAPGAPSLPRTGGFYTGAQIRDIVAYATKRGVTIVPEIEMPGHALSAIRAYPRLGMGVPIPPGTESDWGVFPWLYNTDEATFGFLQDVLDEVMSLFPSRYIHVGGDEAVKDQWAASPVIQAKMKALGITSEDKLQSWFVQRIGRYLAAHDRRLIGWDEILDGGITPDATVMSWRGLDGAVAAAKAGHDAVLSPEPVLYLNYRQGVSAAEGTGRGKLMTLADVYSFDPAPPSIPADQQRHILGLQGNVWTEHMRTEAAVAAAMFPRATAVAELGWSPAGPRDFGNFVRRLAPQMQRLTKLGIEPSEALFRPVATLSPVGTKAQVTITGQSGLPLRYTTDGTLPGPTSTLYAGPLALPMPARLRVATILDGRAMPGAIDLALTPATVRHRDDTQLRLCSEGIPLRLTDDAPATGPRAAFLLDIANPCWIYDAAPMEGVRSIAISVGQLPFNFQIGRDVDKITFRPPVTPAGEMEVRDGCTGPRLATLPLAPAVHQPGVTRLTAPIAPVTGAHDLCITYTARGVNPLWAVSAVQLVTAP; the protein is encoded by the coding sequence GTGTCGAGCATTCAGATCTTCCGCAGGGCCGTCCCCTTGTTTGCCGGGGCCCTGTTCTCTTCCGCCGCGATCGCAGAGCCCGCCGCGCTCCTGCCAGCACCAAAGTCGCTGAGCGTTGCGGAAGGCGGCTTCACGCTGACCGCGACGAGCGGGATCTCCGTTCCGGCAGGTGATAGCGGCGCGCGCAACGCAGCAGAGCGGCTGGCGGAGCTGCTCTCCCGCACCGGCGGCCCCAGGCCCTTGATCGGCGCCGGCGGTATCGTCCGGCTCGAACGCGTGGCGAATATTCCGGCCGAGGGGTATCGCCTCACCACCTCCGCGACCGGCGCCACGATCAGCGCGAGTGACGATGCCGGCCTGTTCTACGGCGCGGTGACGCTCTGGCAGCTCGCCCGGCCGCAGAAGCACGGCGTCTTCGTCCCTGCCGTCACGATCGACGACGCCCCCCGTTTCAAATGGCGCGGGCTCATGCTCGACAGCGCGCGGCATTTTCAATCGCCCGACTTCGTCAAGCGCGTGATCGACGCGATGGCCGCGAACAAGCTCAACACGCTGCACTGGCATCTGGTCGACGATCAGGGCTGGCGTATCGAGATCCCGAAATATCCAAGACTGACGAGTGTCGGTGGCTGGCGCTTCCCCGCCACCGCGCCGGGGGCCCCCTCCCTGCCCCGCACCGGCGGCTTCTACACCGGCGCGCAGATCCGCGATATCGTCGCCTATGCAACGAAACGTGGCGTCACCATCGTGCCCGAGATCGAGATGCCCGGTCATGCGCTGAGCGCCATCCGTGCCTACCCACGCCTGGGCATGGGCGTCCCGATCCCGCCTGGGACGGAGAGCGACTGGGGCGTGTTCCCGTGGCTCTACAATACCGACGAGGCGACCTTCGGTTTCCTGCAGGACGTGCTCGACGAAGTGATGAGCCTGTTTCCCTCGCGCTACATCCATGTCGGTGGCGACGAGGCAGTAAAGGACCAATGGGCCGCGTCACCCGTGATCCAGGCGAAAATGAAAGCCCTCGGCATCACGTCCGAGGACAAGCTGCAGAGCTGGTTCGTGCAGCGCATCGGCCGCTATCTCGCCGCGCATGATCGACGGCTGATAGGCTGGGACGAAATCCTCGACGGCGGCATTACGCCGGATGCGACCGTCATGTCGTGGCGCGGGCTCGATGGCGCGGTCGCCGCCGCAAAAGCTGGCCATGACGCTGTCCTCAGTCCCGAGCCGGTTCTCTACCTCAATTATCGCCAAGGCGTCTCGGCCGCGGAGGGCACTGGTCGAGGCAAACTCATGACGCTCGCCGACGTCTACAGTTTCGATCCCGCCCCACCCTCGATCCCGGCCGACCAGCAACGCCATATCCTGGGCCTGCAGGGTAATGTCTGGACCGAGCACATGCGGACTGAAGCCGCCGTGGCAGCGGCCATGTTCCCCCGCGCCACGGCGGTGGCCGAACTGGGCTGGTCGCCGGCGGGCCCGCGGGACTTCGGCAATTTCGTTCGTCGCCTGGCGCCGCAGATGCAGCGCCTGACGAAACTCGGCATTGAACCGAGCGAAGCACTGTTCCGCCCGGTGGCAACGCTATCCCCGGTCGGCACCAAGGCGCAGGTGACGATCACCGGCCAGTCCGGATTGCCTCTGCGCTACACGACCGATGGTACCCTGCCTGGCCCGACGTCCACGCTTTACGCCGGCCCCCTGGCGCTTCCGATGCCGGCACGCCTGCGCGTCGCGACCATCCTCGACGGCAGGGCGATGCCGGGCGCCATCGACCTCGCCCTGACTCCCGCTACCGTCCGCCACCGCGACGATACGCAGCTCAGGCTCTGCTCCGAAGGCATCCCCTTGCGACTGACCGACGATGCCCCGGCGACCGGTCCCCGCGCGGCATTCCTGCTCGACATCGCGAACCCCTGCTGGATCTACGACGCCGCGCCGATGGAAGGGGTGCGCTCGATCGCGATTTCGGTCGGACAGCTTCCCTTCAACTTCCAGATCGGCCGGGACGTGGACAAGATCACATTCCGCCCGCCCGTCACTCCTGCGGGAGAGATGGAAGTGCGCGACGGTTGCACTGGCCCACGCCTAGCCACCTTGCCGCTCGCCCCCGCCGTCCACCAACCCGGAGTGACCCGGCTGACCGCGCCGATCGCCCCCGTCACGGGCGCTCATGATCTCTGCATCACCTATACGGCCAGGGGCGTGAATCCGCTCTGGGCGGTCAGCGCAGTGCAACTCGTGACCGCGCCGTGA
- a CDS encoding TonB-dependent receptor, whose amino-acid sequence MAATAHAQSTNAPSNTAPSGATQTAQNDPGSEADIIVTGIRGSIQASITAKRDSSVISDVLTAEDIGKFPDKNVAEALQRIPGIVINREFGEGERVSLRGTAPNLTKTLVNGHSIATADWFILDQVASTRSFNYLTLPAEIVGQLEVYKSPQADVEEGGVGGTINVHTRNPLDLKPLTLSASVQGVYSDRSGKFDPQISGLVSWKNADETFGILIGGIYQKRQTRRDGIEVFGYAPFAVNGGTANVPTLIGSTIFKQDRERYGGNIGVQFRPSDTLEINVTGLYSRFGANNFNQNYIAWAERALGTGGTITNATVQNGLAVAGTVTSTNNAASGARAMVFDAIDRKAFAETYSADLDLIYKPTEQLTVHLKAGWTKATGATSNENFLETASTGSFSYDLRGKAPQVTFTSPNPTSPANALIDFARIQSVTNDDKEKYAYLDLEQQVDWGPMSALKVGVKYTDHDRSALRLATNGGVLTPGLVCGGAPCTAASFASGQGTPDDFLDNIAAPGTLKNYWTVDPTRLAQIYGSQAAALTAKFIVPGNTYSINEKTYGGYAMAKFGGDGWRGNVGVRVVKTDQISTGSLIGGANPQFTNPFGGFTPITSSRSYTDVLPSANLSIDLSRKVVLRFAAGKTVTRPDFVDITPGIDLNGTLLTGQGGDPNLQPYRANQYDVSLEWYPDAETIVALAAFYKDIQSYIVNRTSTEILPGQFVPGTQPASCTLAPGSNPNLFNCPYQINRRSNGTGGRNQGFEFQVSRPIWGGFGAIANYTYSDAKASNGDQIPGNSKHSVNLTGYYENDLLSARVSYSYRSAFFIDIDRAAPLNQAALSSLDASLGINVTKNVTLTADAVNLTNKKIVQYSGTRDRVRAIYDNGRQFYVGARFKF is encoded by the coding sequence TTGGCCGCCACTGCGCACGCGCAGAGCACCAATGCTCCCAGCAACACAGCGCCGTCGGGTGCAACCCAGACAGCGCAGAACGATCCGGGCAGCGAGGCTGACATCATCGTCACCGGCATTCGCGGATCGATCCAGGCATCGATCACCGCCAAGCGCGACTCGAGCGTCATTTCCGACGTCCTCACCGCCGAAGACATCGGCAAATTCCCCGACAAGAACGTCGCCGAGGCGCTGCAGCGCATTCCCGGCATCGTCATCAACCGCGAGTTCGGCGAAGGCGAGCGCGTGTCGCTTCGCGGCACCGCGCCGAACCTGACCAAAACGCTGGTCAACGGCCATTCGATCGCCACCGCCGACTGGTTCATTCTCGACCAGGTCGCCTCGACGCGCAGCTTCAACTATCTGACGCTGCCTGCGGAGATCGTCGGCCAGCTCGAAGTGTACAAGAGCCCGCAGGCGGATGTGGAGGAAGGCGGCGTCGGCGGGACGATCAACGTCCACACGCGCAATCCTCTCGACCTGAAGCCGCTCACCCTGTCGGCATCGGTACAGGGCGTCTATTCCGACCGGTCGGGGAAATTCGATCCCCAGATTTCCGGCCTTGTGAGCTGGAAGAATGCCGACGAGACGTTCGGCATCCTGATCGGCGGCATCTACCAGAAGCGGCAGACACGGCGCGACGGTATCGAGGTCTTCGGCTACGCCCCCTTCGCGGTCAACGGCGGGACGGCGAACGTGCCGACACTCATCGGCTCGACTATCTTCAAGCAGGATCGCGAACGCTACGGCGGCAATATCGGCGTGCAGTTCCGTCCGTCGGACACGCTGGAGATCAATGTCACCGGTCTCTATTCTCGTTTCGGCGCGAACAATTTCAACCAGAACTACATCGCCTGGGCCGAGCGGGCGCTCGGCACCGGGGGAACGATCACCAACGCGACCGTCCAGAACGGCCTCGCGGTCGCCGGCACCGTCACGTCGACCAACAACGCCGCCAGCGGCGCGCGCGCCATGGTCTTCGACGCGATCGACCGCAAGGCGTTCGCTGAAACCTATTCGGCCGATCTCGACTTGATCTACAAACCCACCGAGCAGCTGACCGTCCACCTCAAGGCAGGGTGGACCAAGGCGACCGGCGCAACCTCGAACGAGAACTTCCTCGAGACCGCGTCCACCGGCTCGTTCAGCTACGATCTGCGCGGCAAGGCCCCTCAGGTGACTTTCACCTCGCCCAATCCGACCTCGCCGGCGAATGCGCTCATCGATTTCGCGCGCATCCAGTCAGTGACCAACGACGACAAGGAAAAATACGCCTATCTCGATCTGGAACAGCAGGTCGACTGGGGCCCGATGAGCGCGCTGAAGGTCGGCGTGAAATATACCGATCACGACCGTTCGGCCCTTCGTCTCGCCACCAATGGCGGCGTGCTGACACCAGGGCTGGTCTGTGGCGGTGCGCCGTGCACCGCCGCCAGTTTTGCGAGCGGCCAGGGGACGCCTGACGATTTCCTCGACAATATCGCGGCCCCGGGAACCCTGAAGAACTACTGGACCGTGGATCCGACCCGCCTTGCCCAGATCTATGGATCGCAGGCGGCGGCGTTGACCGCGAAGTTCATCGTCCCCGGCAACACCTATTCGATCAACGAAAAGACCTATGGCGGCTATGCCATGGCCAAGTTCGGCGGCGATGGCTGGCGCGGCAATGTCGGCGTCCGGGTGGTCAAGACCGACCAGATATCGACCGGCAGCCTGATCGGCGGCGCGAATCCGCAGTTCACCAATCCGTTTGGCGGCTTCACGCCGATCACGTCGAGTCGATCCTATACCGATGTGCTGCCAAGCGCGAACCTGTCGATCGATCTCTCGCGCAAGGTCGTGCTGCGCTTCGCCGCGGGCAAGACGGTCACGCGGCCCGACTTTGTCGATATCACACCGGGCATCGACCTCAATGGCACGCTGCTGACCGGGCAGGGCGGCGATCCCAACCTGCAGCCTTACCGCGCCAACCAGTATGACGTGTCGCTCGAATGGTATCCGGATGCCGAAACGATCGTGGCACTGGCTGCATTCTACAAGGACATCCAGTCGTACATCGTCAACCGGACGTCGACGGAAATCCTGCCAGGACAGTTCGTTCCCGGCACCCAGCCTGCTTCCTGCACGCTTGCGCCAGGCAGCAATCCGAACCTGTTCAATTGCCCATACCAGATCAACCGCCGGTCCAACGGCACCGGCGGCCGGAACCAGGGCTTCGAATTCCAGGTTTCGCGGCCGATCTGGGGCGGCTTCGGCGCGATCGCCAACTATACCTACTCGGACGCAAAGGCGAGCAACGGCGACCAGATCCCCGGAAACAGCAAGCATTCGGTGAATCTGACTGGTTATTACGAGAATGATCTGCTCAGCGCCCGGGTCTCGTACAGCTATCGGTCGGCCTTCTTCATCGACATCGATCGTGCGGCACCGCTCAACCAGGCCGCGCTGTCCTCGCTCGATGCGTCGCTCGGTATCAACGTGACCAAGAATGTCACGCTGACGGCTGATGCGGTGAACCTGACCAACAAGAAGATCGTGCAATATTCGGGCACGCGCGACCGCGTGCGGGCGATCTACGACAACGGACGTCAGTTCTACGTTGGCGCGCGCTTCAAGTTCTGA
- a CDS encoding GntR family transcriptional regulator: MTNLTDKIGMLDGNARAPLYQQMQDALRRGIEGGALRPQEALPPERDIAKEFGISRITVRKAVDGLVADGMLTRRQGAGTFVGGRVEKQFSKLTSFTEDMAARGRTARSEWITQIESSVNPDESLTLGLSPGSRVFRFHRIRYADDQPMALEYSTIPGFGLPGLEAVGASLYEALDAAGHRPVRALQRLRAVLFDKEQAKLLDIEAGAPGLFIERRGFLEDGRAIEMTHSWYRGDTYDFVAELNALA; the protein is encoded by the coding sequence ATGACCAACCTGACCGACAAGATCGGTATGCTCGACGGCAATGCGCGCGCCCCGCTCTATCAACAGATGCAGGATGCGTTGCGGCGCGGAATCGAGGGAGGTGCGTTGCGCCCGCAAGAGGCGCTGCCGCCCGAGCGCGATATCGCCAAGGAGTTCGGTATCTCGCGCATTACGGTGCGCAAGGCGGTAGACGGGTTGGTGGCCGATGGCATGCTGACCCGGCGGCAGGGCGCCGGCACGTTCGTGGGTGGACGGGTCGAAAAGCAGTTCTCGAAGCTTACCTCCTTTACCGAGGACATGGCCGCGCGGGGTCGTACCGCGCGCAGCGAATGGATCACCCAGATCGAGAGCTCGGTGAACCCGGACGAATCGCTGACCCTGGGCCTTAGCCCCGGCTCACGCGTGTTTCGCTTTCACCGCATCCGGTACGCCGACGACCAGCCCATGGCGCTCGAATATTCGACGATCCCCGGGTTCGGCCTGCCGGGGCTGGAGGCGGTCGGCGCGTCGCTCTACGAAGCGTTGGACGCTGCCGGCCATCGACCGGTGCGCGCGTTGCAGCGCCTGCGGGCGGTGCTGTTCGATAAGGAGCAAGCGAAACTGCTCGACATCGAGGCTGGTGCACCCGGGCTGTTCATCGAACGCCGGGGCTTTCTGGAAGACGGACGCGCGATCGAGATGACTCATAGCTGGTATCGTGGCGATACATATGATTTCGTTGCAGAATTGAACGCGCTCGCATGA
- a CDS encoding SIS domain-containing protein, whose protein sequence is MSIAPESTLMFAEAAEAADVIARQRTANRALVESLAVRLRDAPPRAVSTCARGSSDHAATFAKYLIETVIGVPVSSAAPSVASVYHAAARLDDTLLLAISQSGRSPDLLSVVQAGRAGGAYLAAMVNDAESPLADMADSTLPLRAGAEKSVAATKSYIASLAAILGLVAAWAQDEALSVALDEAPALLARSWEVDWSPLVEGLANARGLYVIGRGLGLGVAQEAALKFKETCGLHAEAFSAAEVRHGPMALIGPDFPVLVFRQDDETAAGVDSLVSEALGQGGVVYCAGSAIPGAVTLPTIDASSAIQPMLQIQSFYRAVNALSVRRGFDPDSPPHLRKVTETV, encoded by the coding sequence ATGAGCATTGCCCCCGAATCCACGCTGATGTTCGCCGAGGCCGCGGAAGCCGCAGACGTCATCGCGCGTCAGCGCACCGCGAACCGAGCCCTGGTCGAGTCGCTTGCCGTGCGATTGCGCGATGCACCGCCGCGTGCCGTGTCGACCTGTGCTCGCGGCTCCTCGGATCATGCAGCGACGTTCGCCAAATATCTGATCGAAACCGTGATCGGCGTACCGGTGAGTTCAGCCGCACCGTCGGTTGCCTCGGTCTATCACGCTGCCGCACGGCTCGACGACACGCTGCTGCTGGCAATCTCGCAGTCGGGCCGCAGTCCGGATCTGCTGAGCGTGGTCCAGGCGGGCCGGGCGGGCGGCGCGTATCTTGCCGCGATGGTCAACGATGCCGAGTCGCCGCTGGCCGACATGGCCGATTCGACCCTCCCGCTTCGTGCCGGCGCGGAGAAGAGCGTCGCCGCGACGAAGAGCTATATCGCTTCCCTGGCGGCGATCCTTGGCCTGGTCGCTGCCTGGGCGCAGGATGAGGCGCTGTCCGTCGCGCTGGACGAAGCGCCGGCGCTGCTCGCCCGATCCTGGGAGGTGGACTGGAGTCCTCTGGTTGAGGGGCTTGCCAATGCGCGCGGGCTATATGTCATCGGGCGCGGCCTCGGTCTGGGAGTCGCACAGGAAGCTGCGTTGAAGTTCAAGGAAACCTGCGGTCTTCATGCCGAGGCATTCAGCGCGGCCGAGGTGAGGCACGGGCCGATGGCCCTGATCGGGCCGGATTTCCCGGTCCTCGTGTTTCGCCAGGACGATGAAACGGCCGCAGGTGTCGATTCGCTGGTCAGCGAGGCACTGGGGCAGGGGGGCGTCGTCTATTGCGCCGGCAGTGCGATTCCCGGTGCGGTGACGTTGCCGACGATCGACGCATCGTCCGCGATCCAGCCGATGTTGCAGATCCAGTCCTTCTACCGCGCGGTCAACGCGCTATCCGTGCGGCGGGGGTTCGATCCCGATTCGCCGCCCCACCTGCGCAAAGTGACCGAAACCGTCTGA
- the nagA gene encoding N-acetylglucosamine-6-phosphate deacetylase: MPTALFNCRTLLDDALVDGMAVILDGTTIAAVLPEAEIPSSAGRLDLKGAILAPGFIDTQVNGGGGVLFNDAPTVETIATIGAAHRRFGTTGFLPTLISDDLATVRAGIAAVDEAIERGVPGVLGIHIEGPFLNIDRKGIHDPDKIITLDDEGYAAVIGLKRGRTLVTLAPEKTSAAMVARLVAAGVIVAAGHTDGSYEAIRGALDVGMTGFTHLFNAMSPLASREPGAVGAALEDRGSWCGLIVDGRHVHPATMRVALNAKGDRIMLVTDAMPSVGQSEKSFMLQGHRVDVVDGVCVNEDGTLAGSDLDMAQAVRNAETMLGVSQARALNMAGRHPACFLRLEGSHGRIAPGWSADLVTLDSSGRTLATWIRGSREKG, from the coding sequence ATGCCAACCGCACTCTTCAACTGCCGCACGTTGCTTGACGACGCGCTGGTCGATGGCATGGCCGTGATCCTCGACGGCACGACCATCGCCGCCGTCCTGCCTGAGGCGGAAATCCCTTCGTCGGCCGGACGACTCGACCTGAAGGGCGCGATCCTGGCGCCGGGATTCATCGATACCCAGGTCAATGGCGGCGGCGGCGTGCTGTTCAACGACGCGCCGACGGTCGAAACCATTGCGACCATCGGCGCGGCGCATCGCCGATTCGGCACGACCGGGTTCCTGCCCACACTGATCAGTGACGACCTGGCAACGGTACGGGCGGGTATCGCGGCCGTGGACGAGGCGATCGAACGAGGCGTTCCCGGCGTTCTCGGCATTCACATCGAAGGGCCGTTCCTCAATATCGATCGCAAGGGCATCCACGATCCCGACAAGATCATCACGCTCGACGATGAAGGCTATGCGGCCGTCATTGGTTTGAAGCGCGGTCGCACGCTCGTCACCCTGGCGCCCGAAAAGACCAGTGCGGCGATGGTTGCGCGGCTTGTCGCCGCCGGCGTGATCGTCGCCGCCGGCCATACCGATGGCAGCTACGAGGCCATCCGGGGCGCTCTGGACGTCGGGATGACCGGTTTCACCCACCTGTTCAACGCGATGTCCCCGCTTGCATCGCGAGAGCCTGGCGCCGTCGGCGCCGCACTTGAGGATCGGGGCAGCTGGTGCGGGCTGATCGTGGACGGGCGGCACGTCCATCCAGCGACGATGCGCGTGGCGCTGAATGCCAAGGGCGATCGCATCATGCTCGTCACCGATGCGATGCCGAGCGTCGGGCAGAGCGAGAAGAGCTTCATGCTGCAGGGGCACCGGGTCGACGTGGTCGACGGTGTCTGCGTCAACGAGGACGGCACGCTCGCCGGGTCGGACCTCGACATGGCGCAGGCGGTGCGCAACGCGGAAACCATGCTGGGCGTATCGCAGGCACGGGCACTGAACATGGCTGGCCGCCACCCGGCATGTTTCCTTCGGCTGGAAGGCAGCCATGGTCGCATTGCTCCAGGCTGGAGTGCCGACCTGGTAACCCTCGATTCGAGCGGGCGGACGCTGGCGACCTGGATCCGGGGTTCTCGCGAGAAGGGTTGA
- a CDS encoding LacI family DNA-binding transcriptional regulator has product MNQQRSRRQRNAATIKDVARKAGVSPMTVSRVLNAKHNVHPTTREAVNAAITALSYTPNAAARSLSGAAPVRIGLLYSNPSAAYLSEFLVGSLDYASRANIQIIVEKCDGPEQAQEAATRLLRGGVEGIVLPPPLCDSLTLLEALREANGLAVTVASGHPAPGFSAVSIDDHRAAFEMTRHIAALGHQRIGFIIGNPDQTASERRLAGYRDALDAVGLPYDADLVAQGLFTYRSGLDVAEQLLDLANPPSAIFASNDDMAAATVAVAHRHGLDVPNDLTVCGFDDTALATTIWPELTTIHQPITDMSLAAVDLLMKEILDRRAGHRQAARHLQLGFRLVRRQSDAAPRRRPLATTLRLA; this is encoded by the coding sequence GTGAACCAGCAACGGTCGCGGCGGCAACGAAACGCCGCCACCATCAAGGATGTCGCCCGCAAGGCCGGCGTATCCCCGATGACGGTATCCCGGGTGCTCAACGCGAAACATAATGTACACCCGACGACCCGCGAGGCGGTCAACGCCGCGATCACGGCGCTCAGCTACACTCCCAATGCCGCAGCGCGCAGCCTCTCCGGTGCCGCACCGGTGCGGATCGGCCTGCTCTACAGCAACCCCAGCGCCGCCTATCTCAGCGAGTTCCTCGTCGGCAGCCTCGACTATGCCAGCCGCGCCAACATCCAGATCATCGTCGAAAAATGCGATGGGCCCGAACAGGCGCAGGAAGCCGCCACCCGCCTGCTGCGCGGCGGCGTCGAAGGGATCGTGCTGCCACCGCCCCTGTGCGATTCGTTGACCCTGCTCGAGGCCCTGCGCGAGGCCAATGGCCTGGCCGTCACCGTCGCCAGCGGCCATCCCGCCCCGGGCTTCTCCGCCGTCAGCATCGACGATCACCGCGCCGCCTTCGAGATGACCCGACACATCGCCGCGCTCGGCCACCAGCGCATCGGCTTCATCATCGGCAATCCCGACCAGACCGCCAGCGAACGCCGCCTCGCCGGATATCGCGACGCGCTCGACGCGGTCGGCCTGCCCTATGACGCCGACCTCGTCGCCCAAGGGCTGTTCACCTATCGCTCCGGCCTCGACGTCGCCGAGCAGCTGCTCGACCTTGCCAACCCGCCTTCCGCCATCTTCGCCAGCAACGACGACATGGCCGCCGCCACCGTCGCCGTCGCCCACCGGCACGGCCTCGACGTCCCCAACGACCTCACCGTCTGCGGCTTCGACGACACCGCCCTCGCCACCACCATCTGGCCCGAACTCACCACCATCCACCAGCCCATCACCGACATGTCCCTCGCCGCCGTCGACCTGTTGATGAAGGAGATCCTCGATCGTCGCGCCGGGCACCGTCAGGCAGCGCGACACCTCCAGCTTGGCTTCCGGCTGGTGCGGCGACAATCCGATGCAGCGCCCCGCCGGCGGCCACTGGCGACCACTCTTCGCCTTGCCTGA
- a CDS encoding LacI family DNA-binding transcriptional regulator gives MARRRQAVTIKHVAADAGVSLQTVSRVINKEPNVRPEMTLRVQASIDKLGYVPSIAAQRMSGSRSYLILALNDRERTIADWRKREGTDWVDQMLLGGMLTCAEYGYRMIVELVDTHSDHIERELLGAIAALQPDGVILTPPHSQNPLITNLLDAQKISFARIGSLTEGPGFALTMDDERAARMATEHLIGLGHRRIGFIAGSLEYELSAWRVHGWRAAMEEAGLETADLLAEGDFSYVSGRSAAIRLFDLGIPPTAIIASNDQMALATLETGRERGIDVPRDLSLVSFDDTPIVRFTHPPLTAVVQPIADVVARAVELIIADQAGRDVPDMPVAVPATLVLRSSTAPPRHG, from the coding sequence ATGGCACGGCGACGGCAGGCCGTCACGATCAAGCACGTTGCGGCCGATGCCGGCGTTTCGCTGCAGACGGTCAGCCGGGTGATCAACAAGGAACCCAACGTCCGGCCCGAGATGACGCTCCGGGTACAGGCCTCGATCGACAAGCTCGGCTATGTGCCCTCAATCGCTGCGCAAAGGATGAGCGGGTCGCGTTCCTATCTCATCCTCGCCCTCAACGACCGCGAGCGCACCATCGCCGACTGGCGGAAGCGCGAGGGCACAGACTGGGTCGATCAGATGCTGCTCGGCGGCATGCTCACCTGCGCCGAATATGGCTATCGCATGATCGTCGAACTGGTCGATACGCATAGCGACCATATCGAGCGCGAGCTGCTCGGCGCGATCGCCGCGCTTCAACCCGATGGCGTGATCCTGACGCCACCCCATTCGCAGAACCCCCTCATCACCAATCTTCTCGACGCACAGAAGATCAGCTTCGCCCGGATCGGCTCACTGACGGAGGGACCGGGCTTCGCCCTGACGATGGACGACGAGCGCGCCGCACGCATGGCAACCGAGCATCTGATCGGGCTTGGCCACCGCCGGATCGGCTTCATCGCCGGTTCGCTCGAATATGAACTCAGTGCCTGGCGCGTCCATGGCTGGCGTGCTGCGATGGAAGAGGCAGGCCTGGAAACCGCCGACCTGCTCGCCGAAGGCGATTTCAGCTACGTCTCGGGCAGGAGCGCGGCAATCCGCCTGTTCGATCTGGGCATTCCGCCCACCGCGATCATCGCAAGCAACGATCAGATGGCGCTGGCGACGCTCGAAACGGGTCGCGAGCGCGGCATCGATGTGCCGCGCGACCTGTCGCTGGTGAGCTTCGACGATACACCGATCGTTCGCTTCACGCACCCACCGCTGACCGCTGTGGTGCAGCCCATCGCCGACGTCGTCGCGCGAGCCGTCGAACTGATCATCGCTGACCAGGCCGGGCGCGATGTTCCCGATATGCCGGTCGCGGTCCCGGCGACGCTGGTGCTGCGCAGCTCCACGGCACCGCCCCGGCACGGCTGA